A part of Sulfurifustis variabilis genomic DNA contains:
- a CDS encoding toll/interleukin-1 receptor domain-containing protein, giving the protein MVKLFFSYSHKDEELRNELETHLALLKRQGVISSWHDRRITAGSDLGKTISAELESAQIILLLVSAHFLASDYCFEKEMTRALEKHNDGSAIVIPVILHPCDWHSAPFGHLRATPTDGKPVSMYANQHEAFAIVAKDVREAAEAFRRREASPHEVAESASDVVPSSVERSSNLRIKRKFDDHERDAFLEDAYEYIARYFEGSLEELAARNSQIKTRFKRLSETSFAAFIYDKGERVAQCTVWYGSETFGSRGIAYSHSGELQRNSFNESLSVVDDGYTLQLKPLGLQTFGDRREGALSQQGAAEYYWSLFIRPLQD; this is encoded by the coding sequence GTGGTCAAGCTGTTCTTTTCCTATTCGCATAAGGACGAGGAGCTGCGTAACGAGCTCGAAACGCACCTGGCGTTACTGAAGCGGCAGGGCGTGATTTCGTCCTGGCACGATCGCCGGATTACGGCGGGTAGCGACTTGGGTAAAACGATCAGCGCGGAGCTTGAATCGGCGCAGATCATTCTCCTTCTCGTCAGCGCGCATTTCCTTGCCTCTGATTACTGCTTTGAGAAGGAGATGACTCGAGCGCTCGAAAAGCACAACGACGGCAGCGCCATCGTGATCCCGGTTATCCTGCACCCCTGCGATTGGCACTCCGCGCCCTTCGGACATCTGAGAGCGACGCCGACGGATGGAAAACCCGTCTCGATGTACGCCAATCAGCACGAGGCCTTCGCTATCGTCGCCAAGGACGTGCGCGAAGCGGCGGAAGCGTTCCGGAGGCGCGAAGCGTCACCGCATGAGGTTGCTGAGAGCGCCTCCGACGTAGTGCCGTCTTCCGTGGAGCGTTCGAGCAATTTGCGTATCAAACGCAAGTTTGATGACCACGAGCGAGATGCGTTTTTGGAAGACGCCTACGAATACATTGCGCGTTATTTCGAGGGGTCGTTAGAGGAGCTAGCGGCGCGCAATTCTCAGATCAAAACGCGCTTCAAGCGCCTGAGCGAAACTAGCTTTGCAGCCTTTATCTACGACAAGGGTGAAAGGGTTGCGCAATGCACAGTTTGGTATGGCAGCGAGACATTCGGTTCGCGGGGCATCGCGTACTCCCATTCCGGCGAGCTGCAGCGGAATAGCTTCAATGAATCGCTGAGCGTGGTGGACGATGGCTACACACTGCAGCTGAAGCCGCTCGGGCTGCAGACTTTCGGCGACCGGCGCGAAGGCGCGTTATCCCAGCAAGGGGCGGCCGAGTACTACTGGAGTCTGTTCATTCGACCACTGCAAGATTAA
- a CDS encoding DUF6527 family protein, whose product MKIGLQRVHYMPKELKPGVLYVAEEFGAVAHLCACGCGSKVRTPLGPTEWSLEETDAGPTLYPSIGNWQQACQSHYWIYRGEIRWADKWTPEQIAAGRRAEEERRRAYYDALYRQRAGVLKRFLQWVSSLFEK is encoded by the coding sequence ATGAAGATTGGGCTGCAACGCGTCCACTACATGCCAAAGGAGCTGAAGCCGGGCGTGCTGTACGTTGCGGAGGAGTTCGGTGCTGTCGCGCACTTGTGTGCGTGTGGATGCGGATCAAAGGTCCGGACACCGCTTGGCCCGACAGAGTGGAGCCTCGAGGAAACCGATGCCGGCCCGACACTTTACCCATCGATAGGGAATTGGCAGCAAGCTTGCCAATCGCACTACTGGATATATCGTGGCGAAATTAGATGGGCTGATAAGTGGACGCCGGAGCAGATCGCCGCTGGCCGTCGTGCCGAGGAAGAGCGCCGGCGTGCGTACTATGATGCGCTCTATCGTCAACGCGCCGGTGTCCTAAAGAGATTTTTGCAGTGGGTGAGTAGTCTATTTGAGAAATAG
- a CDS encoding ThiF family adenylyltransferase yields MFHKLVSHNDDLRRLVEKGYAVAFDSNCLVVRDIPYLDHNRELRIGAIVAKLEFIDNEHVKQTDHQIFFAGSMPHGLDGKPMPNLGGGPAQIALSDASKDVVVERSFSNKPKATGAFQDFFEKIESYVGIISGPAIELHGANPYTFRVIKEVVAEESVFKFHDTLTSRAEITDLSVKFKNDVVAVIGLGGSGAYVLDFLVKMPVREIRGFDLDPFHVHNAFRSPGRLDPTELGKTKADVYRSRYDNFRTGLTIVPKFIDASCAEDLDGVTFAFVCVDKGPSRAAIFDLLIAKGIPFIDVGMGLSRKKGPLNGMLRVTYYPSEHAQKLRDKGLAELTDDPNDLYRTNIQISELNALNACLAVIRFKQLRGFYFEELPHYHLLFEIGDLKIVGESELE; encoded by the coding sequence GTGTTTCACAAACTGGTCAGTCATAACGACGACTTACGGCGTCTGGTCGAGAAGGGGTACGCGGTTGCCTTCGACAGCAACTGCCTTGTCGTACGTGACATCCCGTACCTGGACCATAACCGCGAATTGCGGATCGGTGCGATCGTCGCGAAGTTGGAGTTCATCGATAATGAACACGTCAAACAGACAGACCATCAGATCTTCTTTGCTGGGTCTATGCCGCATGGCTTGGACGGGAAACCGATGCCGAATCTGGGCGGCGGACCTGCTCAGATTGCGCTGAGCGACGCAAGCAAGGACGTGGTGGTGGAGCGCTCCTTCTCAAACAAGCCCAAAGCAACCGGAGCGTTTCAGGATTTCTTCGAAAAGATCGAAAGCTACGTCGGCATCATATCCGGACCGGCGATCGAGCTGCATGGCGCGAACCCGTATACGTTCCGTGTAATAAAGGAGGTCGTCGCCGAAGAGTCTGTTTTTAAGTTTCACGACACGCTGACGAGTCGCGCAGAGATCACGGACCTGTCGGTGAAGTTCAAGAATGATGTCGTCGCCGTAATCGGTCTCGGCGGCTCGGGTGCCTACGTACTCGACTTCCTGGTAAAGATGCCGGTGCGCGAGATCCGGGGGTTTGATCTGGATCCGTTTCACGTACACAACGCGTTTCGCTCACCGGGAAGACTGGATCCAACGGAGCTTGGTAAAACCAAGGCGGACGTGTACCGGTCGCGCTACGACAACTTTCGGACGGGGCTCACGATCGTCCCCAAGTTCATTGACGCTTCCTGTGCGGAGGACCTCGATGGGGTGACCTTCGCTTTCGTTTGCGTCGACAAGGGGCCGTCCAGAGCGGCAATTTTCGATCTACTCATCGCTAAGGGCATCCCTTTCATCGACGTCGGCATGGGGCTCAGCCGCAAGAAAGGCCCTCTCAACGGTATGTTGCGCGTCACCTATTACCCATCCGAGCACGCGCAGAAGCTGCGCGACAAAGGGCTGGCCGAGCTGACGGATGATCCGAACGATCTGTATCGGACTAATATCCAGATTAGCGAGCTCAATGCGCTCAACGCGTGTTTGGCGGTTATTCGGTTTAAACAGTTGCGTGGTTTCTACTTTGAAGAGCTTCCACACTATCATCTGCTGTTCGAGATAGGCGACCTAAAAATAGTCGGAGAATCGGAACTCGAATGA
- a CDS encoding multiubiquitin domain-containing protein, with the protein MAEEKKTVTIIVEGSPHEWPKGEITYAQVVVLEVPDFAQHPEITYSVKYKNGHGNKPEGTLSPGGSVKVKEGMIFSVSQTGQS; encoded by the coding sequence ATGGCAGAAGAGAAGAAGACGGTCACTATCATCGTCGAAGGCAGCCCTCATGAGTGGCCGAAGGGCGAGATCACCTACGCGCAGGTGGTCGTGCTTGAGGTGCCGGATTTCGCGCAGCACCCCGAAATCACGTATTCCGTGAAGTACAAGAACGGCCACGGCAATAAGCCGGAGGGGACGCTCTCGCCCGGCGGTTCCGTCAAAGTTAAGGAAGGCATGATCTTCAGTGTTTCACAAACTGGTCAGTCATAA
- a CDS encoding helix-turn-helix domain-containing protein: protein MLDPVTFGQAISQKRKELGMSQKELAAKIKREDGEPISPQYLNDIEHDRRSPSSDLMVQQFAKVLDLNSDYLYYLAGRIPTDILSKNLPPEKVEKLMVAFRRQIKS, encoded by the coding sequence ATGTTAGATCCTGTTACGTTTGGCCAAGCAATTTCCCAAAAGCGAAAAGAGCTGGGCATGAGCCAAAAAGAGCTCGCAGCAAAGATTAAGCGCGAAGATGGGGAGCCGATCTCACCTCAATATCTCAATGATATCGAGCATGATCGACGTAGCCCGTCATCTGACTTGATGGTTCAGCAATTCGCCAAAGTGCTCGATTTGAATTCGGATTATCTTTATTACCTTGCCGGGAGGATACCGACAGATATCCTAAGCAAGAATCTGCCACCCGAAAAAGTCGAAAAGCTTATGGTCGCCTTTCGAAGGCAGATAAAGAGCTAG